A genomic stretch from Cloacibacterium caeni includes:
- a CDS encoding alpha-amylase: MMNGTMIQYFHWYTEGDGKLWEEVQQNAEYLAELGITMAWLPPAYKANGGGFSVGYDPYDLFDLGEFDQKGGIPTKYGTKEQYISAINTLREKGIGAIVDIVLNHKAGGDEKERFQVYKVDPNNRQNFISEPFEIESYTKFTFPGRNKKYSDFEWNFTCFTGVDFAEGEEGDFIYQIITEHGDGWEEMTSDEKGNYDFLMYNDIEHRNPHVREELNYWGKWYHETVGFEGVRLDAVKHQSPEFYKEWLQLLRANTNKNIFAVGEFWAPGELPVLEKYIEETEGCMSLFDASLHHNLHTASQSGSEFDLRTIFDNTLVQSQPNLSVTVVDNHDTQPLQALEAPVEPWFKPIAYALILLRQEGFPCVFYPDLFGATYKDYGNDGNEHEIFLEKVDRIEELLKLRKNNAYGMQRDYFEDANCIGWTREGDGEHKGCAVVISNKEQYEKPMEMGTQYAGQYFYDALGRFEHTVQIDENGWGNFTVPAGNVSVWIPE, from the coding sequence ATGATGAACGGAACCATGATTCAATATTTCCATTGGTACACAGAAGGCGATGGAAAACTTTGGGAAGAAGTACAACAAAATGCAGAATATTTAGCAGAACTCGGCATTACTATGGCTTGGTTACCACCTGCTTACAAAGCTAATGGTGGCGGATTTTCTGTGGGTTATGATCCCTATGATTTATTTGACTTGGGAGAATTTGACCAAAAAGGAGGAATTCCTACCAAATATGGAACTAAAGAACAATATATTTCTGCCATCAATACGCTTCGTGAAAAAGGAATTGGAGCAATTGTAGATATTGTGCTGAATCACAAAGCTGGCGGTGATGAAAAAGAACGTTTCCAAGTGTACAAAGTAGACCCAAACAATCGACAGAACTTCATTTCTGAGCCTTTTGAAATAGAAAGTTACACTAAATTCACTTTCCCGGGAAGAAATAAAAAATATTCGGATTTCGAATGGAATTTCACTTGTTTTACAGGTGTAGATTTTGCCGAAGGTGAAGAAGGAGATTTCATTTATCAAATTATTACCGAACATGGTGATGGTTGGGAAGAAATGACCAGCGATGAAAAAGGAAATTACGATTTTTTGATGTACAATGACATCGAACATCGCAATCCTCATGTAAGAGAAGAGCTGAATTATTGGGGAAAATGGTATCATGAAACCGTCGGTTTTGAAGGCGTTCGTTTAGATGCTGTGAAACATCAATCGCCAGAATTTTATAAAGAATGGCTTCAATTATTACGAGCCAATACTAATAAAAACATCTTTGCAGTAGGAGAATTTTGGGCTCCCGGTGAATTGCCAGTTTTAGAAAAATATATTGAAGAAACCGAAGGTTGTATGAGCCTTTTTGATGCTTCTTTGCATCATAATTTGCATACTGCTTCACAATCGGGAAGCGAATTTGACTTGCGTACAATTTTTGACAACACTTTGGTTCAATCACAACCCAATTTATCAGTTACGGTGGTTGATAACCATGACACTCAACCTTTACAAGCTTTAGAAGCTCCTGTAGAACCTTGGTTTAAACCGATTGCTTATGCATTAATTCTGTTAAGACAAGAAGGCTTTCCTTGTGTTTTTTATCCAGATTTATTTGGAGCCACTTACAAAGATTATGGAAATGATGGCAATGAACACGAAATTTTCTTAGAAAAAGTAGACCGAATAGAAGAACTTTTGAAATTGAGAAAAAATAATGCTTACGGAATGCAAAGAGATTATTTCGAAGATGCTAATTGCATCGGTTGGACTCGAGAAGGTGATGGCGAACATAAAGGTTGTGCAGTAGTCATCAGCAATAAAGAACAATACGAAAAACCTATGGAAATGGGAACGCAATATGCTGGTCAGTATTTTTATGACGCTTTAGGAAGATTCGAACATACTGTTCAAATTGATGAAAATGGCTGGGGAAATTTTACCGTTCCTGCAGGAAATGTAAGCGTTTGGATTCCTGAATAG
- a CDS encoding alkaline phosphatase family protein, with amino-acid sequence MKKIFSGFTIFLFSLFFAQHNLAVDTAQVITPNRFNSTEALEKPYLIFISADGYRYDYTGKYNAQNLQKFSNEGVKAKAMLPSYPSITFPNHWSIITGLYPSHHGLVDNFFYDYSRKEAYAMNKKENAEDGSWYGGIPLWSLAEQQGMVTASLQWVGSASDAGKTRPTYYYHYHEKFSPEEKINKVVNWLKLPENVRPHFISLYFPEVDGAGHRFGPESPEAEKSVQLVDNAIGNLVEKVNQLGLKNVNFIFVSDHGMIKVDKENPLSIPEILLNKERFDIYNSQTLLRVVVKNPDEVKSTYRELKNSKTEDYQVFLTKKFPRKLHYRTKDDKYSRIGQILLVPKAPKIFLEKGKSTSEGKHGYNPRKTPEMKAVFYAWGNVFKNQTEINEFQNVSVYPLVAEILGLKISEPIDGKFSEVKKALK; translated from the coding sequence ATGAAAAAAATATTTTCGGGTTTCACTATTTTTCTGTTTTCTCTCTTTTTTGCTCAACATAATCTCGCGGTTGATACAGCCCAAGTTATTACTCCTAATAGATTTAATTCAACAGAAGCATTAGAAAAGCCATACCTTATTTTTATTTCTGCAGACGGTTACAGATATGATTACACCGGAAAATATAATGCTCAAAATCTTCAAAAATTTTCAAATGAAGGCGTAAAAGCAAAAGCCATGTTGCCAAGTTATCCAAGCATCACTTTCCCGAATCATTGGTCTATTATTACAGGTTTATATCCTTCTCATCACGGTTTGGTAGATAATTTTTTCTATGATTACTCCAGAAAAGAAGCCTATGCAATGAATAAAAAAGAAAATGCAGAAGATGGTTCTTGGTACGGCGGAATTCCGCTTTGGAGTTTAGCAGAGCAACAAGGAATGGTTACCGCTTCTCTACAATGGGTTGGTTCTGCAAGTGATGCTGGAAAAACAAGACCAACATACTATTATCACTACCACGAAAAATTTTCACCTGAAGAAAAAATTAATAAAGTAGTGAACTGGTTAAAATTGCCAGAAAATGTTCGTCCGCACTTTATTTCACTGTATTTTCCAGAAGTAGATGGAGCAGGTCATCGATTTGGACCAGAATCTCCAGAAGCCGAAAAATCTGTACAATTGGTAGATAACGCCATCGGAAATTTGGTTGAAAAAGTGAATCAATTGGGTTTGAAAAACGTGAATTTTATCTTCGTTTCAGACCATGGAATGATTAAAGTTGATAAAGAAAATCCACTGTCTATTCCAGAAATACTTCTCAATAAAGAAAGATTTGATATTTATAATTCTCAAACCTTACTCAGAGTGGTGGTTAAAAATCCTGATGAGGTAAAATCTACATATCGTGAATTGAAAAATTCAAAAACTGAAGATTACCAAGTTTTTTTGACCAAAAAATTTCCTAGAAAACTACATTATAGAACGAAAGATGACAAATATAGCCGTATCGGTCAGATTTTATTAGTTCCAAAAGCACCAAAAATATTTTTAGAAAAAGGAAAATCTACTTCTGAGGGAAAACATGGCTACAATCCTAGAAAAACACCAGAAATGAAAGCCGTTTTTTACGCTTGGGGAAATGTTTTCAAAAACCAAACAGAAATCAATGAATTTCAGAATGTGAGTGTTTATCCTTTGGTTGCGGAAATTCTCGGTTTAAAAATTTCAGAACCTATTGATGGGAAATTTTCAGAGGTTAAAAAAGCTTTGAAATAG